In Takifugu flavidus isolate HTHZ2018 chromosome 5, ASM371156v2, whole genome shotgun sequence, the following proteins share a genomic window:
- the kat6a gene encoding histone acetyltransferase KAT6A isoform X2, giving the protein MVKLANPTYTQWILEAIRKIKKQKQRPSEERICNAVSMSHGLDRKTVLEQLELSVKDGTILKVTNKGLNSYKDPDNPGRVALAKAKGSGSTGGGGSGSSSAGGSTHSHSGKKPGLDWNKLIKRALEGLHEPGGSGLKNIERFLKCQADVAAYLSGSGSMGPGIFHQQLRVALKRAVAHGRVVKQGLLFQLVSRSSSVDDGTGPVSLDSLPPVRLLPHEKDKPVAEPIPICSFCLGTKEQNRDKRPEELISCADCGNSGHPSCLKFSPELTVRVKALWWQCIECKTCSSCQDQGKNAENMLFCDSCDRGFHMECCDPPLTRMPKGMWICQICQPRKKGKELLHEKAAQIKRRYSAPLGRPKNRPGRPFKKLALRGRRKRSASANSSSSSSCEGYPGDDRLLFSQRDDDDLSQSSLCFNSKTKGLIDALTKFFTPSPEGRKARQEVVDYSEQCRIRKKAHRKGEGDDRGDNQEGSDWRDEDEKLPGHENLTEKDIELFRHIQELALQKVGVTGPPDPQMRCPSVIEFGKFEIQTWYSSPYPQEYSRLPKLYLCEFCLRYMKSRSILYQHMKKCSWFHPPANEIYRKEDVSVFEVDGNVSTIYCQNLCLLAKLFLDHKTLYYDVEPFLFYVLTQNDSKGCHLVGYFSKEKHCQQKYNVSCIMILPQYQRKGYGRFLIDFSYLLSKREGQPGSPEKPLSDLGRLSYMAYWRSVVLECLHEVQDRQITIRQLSKLTGICPQDITTTLHSLNMLEQRGDRLVLVRREKLVNNHMARLKARPRQLDVDPECLRWTPVIVTNTVVSDPEGDDDNEEDDEDMEDNRKEVKPSKVAPMSWHMRQGKKRQEEDDEEEEEQKGFLGFPINQSSPASLPIRCPPSAPEPSRPSAPANGERRPRGRPPKNWPWGKMKERTPVGRPPKVRPAEDEDEDDDDDDEERTDVGKSISALGGPSSLFSLDRQAESSSFHSLDMSKHQSIAPTRRGRPPRKKRGPKPRLTEAHGEGLTQLPMVSRLNESPVRNSCFTESSDEEEDDDEEDDEESRACSPPILTKPAMGLKCKPLRKRRFRQRSHPHSSVVTETISETTEVLDEPFVDSDSERPMPRLEEETPLGHPLRRYSSAHSALRLSDPAPKRGRHSNLTDSEEDELTSVLKPMAALPAAPLEMLSSNPEVPVKKKKGWPKGKSRKPLHWKKRGPGKPPGVGAIQRSAVDGQAQDPTPPKIKMKPGRKPRSWYLQREEEAQRQEQDRQRLMEKLNKDPQLLQADDRKRVCRTSTDSKQRDSDEEDDYLPKPVEQKIPKRRGRPPKNRSLCVPQQPAPKPAPTSELDDDDDEEEAERTWDDEKPSRPPSCPLLSPSSSLSNSGPRAPQSRPQDTDMADREEDDDDEEREEEECGSMTGSTRRVVVTPGSGSRRSEDHDADDEGDGHLENKSTSSSKKRKSQESEEEEDDEDDDEEPASRASSPPVKEEPQGGEAFLDMENSVARDYVSKQEEEEEEEEEPEEEAKCQPASVDPQQEERRRREQEESAAAAAAVETVTAMSAPPEPIELQPLHPEDKDVTLLMEPQHAHPHSHQHQHADFKEELSHPHHPHHHSNELDLETMQAVQSLTQGESQDDEAEAQPHHGAYQDCEETLAACRTLQNYSHTAEAEEEALTLVEECGASQHSSPLPNPPVPPLPSQSVRSVNSPGLSSTIIDTTQTGQRGGTPGPTGAGAAGGGSGGGYTQITPEHPSSLSAPSQQNMETSPMMDVPSVSDHSQQVVDSGFSDLGSIESTTENYDNPSSYDSTMGGGNGNCNSGNGGMSATVVPGASTASSSSSSSSSSSATPSSSSSQSNSCSFVPTPSLASTTGTGGSQLAMGSCSLIQQTGPGATSVGSSVPQPPPPPPPSNTPSCGIKSPQSCGVIERPPSTNQQQQQSQKKVPQPQQQQAPNPQPPQSAPPPPQQQQALSQCSMGNGFASTPMIMEIPESGGGGGGRALYERMGQDFSTGGYPQPSATFSLAKLQQLTNTIMDPHAMPYSHSASVTSYATSVSLSNPGLAPSPHAPLPQGQPTMTPPPNLSSGTMNLGSLQLPCNMPTTNISLGPPHTQRLQGQMATVKGHISIRSKATQQLAPAPHQQQLYGRSSGAVAMQGRPRTLAVQRGMMPNLMPTPAPYNSMNMTPLNAMSAGYRMPQPMMNSGYHGNPAYMNQPAQYPMQMQMGMMGGQGYPQQPMQPNHHSNMMYTGPSHHSYAGVPKQSPYMSR; this is encoded by the exons CCGGTGGCAGAGCCCATCCCCATCTGCAGTTTCTGCCTCGGAACCAAGGAGCAGAACCGCGACAAGAGGCCAGAGGAGCTCATCTCCTGCGCTGACTGTGGCAACAGCG GCCACCCGTCCTGTCTCAAGTTCTCCCCAGAGCTCACCGTGCGAGTCAAGGCGCTGTGGTGGCAGTGCATCGAGTGCAAGACTTGCAGCAGCTGTCAAGATCAAGGAAAGAACGCG GAAAACATGTTGTTTTGTGATTCTTGTGATCGGGGTTTCCACATGGAGTGCTGTGATCCACCTCTAACAAGAATGCCAAAAG GCATGTGGATTTGTCAAATCTGCCAACccaggaaaaagggaaaggaGCTTTTGCATGAAAAGGCAGCACAAATCAAAAGGCGCTACAGTGCTCCGCTGGGACGGCCCAAGAACAG GCCTGGGAGGCCCTTCAAAAAGTTAGCTCTGCGCGGCCGGCGGAAGCGTTCAGCATCAGCcaactcttcctccagctcgtccTGTGAGGGTTACCCCGGCGACGACCGGCTGCTGTTCTCACAACGGGACGACGACGACCTGTCCCAGAGCAGCCTGTGCTTTAACAGCAAGACCAAGGGTCTGATTGACGCCCTCACAAAGTTCTTCACGCCGTCGCCCGAGGGCCGCAAGGCTCGGCAAGAAGTTGTGGACTATTCCGAGCAGTGCCGGATTCGAAAGAAAGCCCATCGCAAAGGAGAGGGAGACGACAGGGGAG ACAATCAGGAAGGCAGTGACTGGCGTGACGAAGACGAGAAGCTGCCTGGTCATGAGAACCTGACGGAAAAAGATATCGAGTTGTTCAGACATATCCAGGAGCTGGCATTGCAG AAAGTTGGGGTGACCGGTCCGCCGGATCCCCAGATGCGATGTCCGTCGGTCATCGAGTTTGGCAAATTTGAAATTCAGACATGGTATTCATCCCCGTACCCGCAAGAGTACAGCAG ACTTCCAAAGCTCTACCTGTGTGAGTTTTGTCTCCGTTACATGAAGAGCCGCAGTATCCTCTACCAGCACATGAAGAAGTGCAGCTGGTTTCACCCGCCTGCTAACGAGATCTACAGGAAAGAGgatgtttctgtgtttgag GTTGATGGGAACGTGAGCACAATCTACTGTCAGAACTTGTGTCTGCTGGCCAAGCTCTTCCTGGACCACAAGACACTCTACTATGATGTGGAGCCCTTCCTTTTTTACGTCCTCACCCAGAATGACAGCAAAGGTTGCCACCTTGTCGGCTACTTCTCCAAG GAGAAGCACTGTCAACAGAAATACAACGTATCATGCATCATGATTCTTCCACAGTATCAGCGCAAGGGCTACGGACGCTTTCTCATTGACTTCA GTTACCTATTGTCCAAACGTGAAGGCCAGCCTGGATCACCAGAGAAGCCTCTGTCAGACCTGGGCCGGCTCTCCTATATGGCCTACTGGCGCAGCGTTGTGTTAGAATGTCTTCACGAGGTCCAGGACCGGCAGATCACAATACGGCAGCTAAGCAAGCTGACCGGGATCTGCCCGCAGGACATCACCACCACCCTGCACAGCCTCAACATGctggagcagcgaggagacAG ATTGGTTCTGGTGCGACGAGAGAAGCTAGTGAACAATCACATGGCTCGTCTAAAAGCTCGGCCACGACAGCTAGACGTCGACCCCGAGTGCCTCCGTTGGACTCCAGTCATTGTGACCAACACGGTGGTGTCAGACCCCGAGGGAGATGATGACAACGAGGAAGACGATGAGGACATGGAAGACAACCGCAAGGAG GTCAAACCGAGTAAGGTGGCACCGATGTCCTGGCACATGCGCCAAGGGAAAAAGAGGCAGGAAGAGGATgacgaagaagaggaagagcaaaagGGCTTTTTGGGGTTTCCAATCAACCAAAGCTCTCCAGCATCCCTTCCAATCCGCTGTCCACCCTCGGCGCCCGAGCCATCCCGACCCTCTGCCCCAGCAAATGGAGAGCGCCGACCACGGGGGCGTCCACCCAAAAACTGGCCTTGGggaaagatgaaagaaagaacGCCAGTGGGCCGGCCACCTAAGGTGCGCCCAGCCGAagatgaggacgaggacgatgatgacgacgacgaggAGAGAACGGATGTGGGGAAATCTATAAGCGCGCTCGGTGgcccttcttctcttttctctctggacAGACAAGCTGAGTCCTCATCCTTTCACTCACTGGACATGTCAAAGCATCAGTCCATCGCCCCCACACGAAGAGGCCGGCCTCCCAGGAAAAAGAGGGGTCCTAAACCCAGACTGACTGAAGCCCACGGAGAGGGACTCACTCAGCTTCCAATGGTTTCCAGGTTAAATGAGTCCCCTGTGAGGAATAGCTGCTTCACTGAAAGcagcgatgaagaggaggatgacgatGAAGAAGATGACGAAGAGAGTAGGGCGTGCTCTCCACCCATCCTCACGAAACCTGCAATGGGGCTCAAATGCAAG CCGCTGAGGAAGCGTCGGTTTCGCCAGCGTAGCCATCCTCACAGCAGCGTGGTGACGGAGACCATATCTGAAACCACAGAGGTTTTAGATGAGCCTTTCGTAGACTCGGACTCAGAGAGGCCGATGCCCCGGCTGGAAGAAGAGACACCCCTGGGACACCCCCTGCGCCGCTACTCTTCCGCCCACTCGGCTCTGAGGCTGTCTGACCCGGCACCCAAAAGAGGCCGGCATTCCAATCTCACAGACTCAGAGGAAGACG AGTTAACATCTGTACTAAAGCCAATGGCTGCTCTGCCAGCAGCCCCTTTAGAGATGCTCTCATCTAACCCCGAGGTCCCagtcaagaagaagaaaggctgGCCGAAAGGGAAAAGCCGCAAACCACTGCACTGGAAAAAACGGGGACCCGGGAAACCACCCGGTGTGGGAGCCATCCAGCGATCAGCTGTGGATGGCCAGGCTCAGGATCCCACACCTCCAAAAATCAAGATGAAACCTGGCCGCAAGCCACGGAGCTGGTACCTACAGCGGGAGGAGGAAGCTCAGAGGCAGgagcaggacagacagaggcTGATGGAAAAGCTAAACAAAGACCCCCAACTGCTGCAGGCTGATGACCGCAAGCGAGTGTGCAGGACCAGCACTGACAGCAAACAGAGAGACTCTGATGAGGAAGACGACTATCTCCCCAAACCTGTAGAGCAAAAGATACCCAAGAGGCGAGGGAGACCACCCAAGAACCGCTCGCTCTGTGTGCCCCAGCAACCTGCTCCCAAACCCGCGCCCACGTCTGAGctggatgatgacgatgatgaagaggaggccgaAAGAACCTGGGATGATGAAAAACCAAGCCGTCCGCCATCTTGTCCTCTGCTTTCTCCGTCTTCCTCTCTATCCAACTCGGGGCCCCGGGCCCCACAGTCCCGGCCTCAGGACACCGATATGGCTGACAGGGAGGAAGACGACGATGacgaggaaagagaggaggaagaatgtGGCAGCATGACTGGCAGCACTCGGCGAGTGGTGGTTACGCCAGGCTCGGGCAGCAGGCGCAGCGAGGACCACGATGcggatgatgaaggtgatggacACTTGGAGAAcaagagcaccagcagcagcaagaagagaaagagccaggaatctgaagaggaggaagatgacgaAGATGATGACGAAGAGCCCGCCTCCCGAGCCAGCTCTCCCCCAGTTAAAGAAGAACCACAAGGTGGAGAGGCTTTTTTAGACATGGAGAACAGCGTGGCTCGGGATTATGTCAgcaagcaggaggaggaggaagaggaggaggaggagcctgaggaagAGGCCAAATGTCAGCCCGCCTCGGTTGATccgcagcaggaggagaggagacgccgGGAGCAAGAGGAGTCGGCCGCCGCCGCGGCAGCGGTGGAGACGGTGACGGCCATGTCGGCTCCCCCCGAACCGATCGAACTCCAGCCGCTGCACCCGGAGGACAAGGATGTGACGCTGTTGATGGAACCCCAGCATGCACACCCACACtcccaccaacaccagcacgcTGACTTCAAGGAGGAGCTCAGTCACCCgcaccacccccaccatcacTCCAACGAGCTGGACTTGGAGACGATGCAGGCTGTGCAGTCCCTGACCCAGGGGGAGTCCCAGGACGATGAGGCTGAGGCCCAGCCGCACCACGGAGCCTATCAGGACTGCGAGGAGACCCTGGCCGCCTGCCGGACTTTGCAGAACTACAGCCATACGgcggaggctgaggaggaggcgctgacgTTGGTAGAGGAGTGCGGGGCGTCTCAACACAGCAGCCCCCTGCCTAATCCGCCGGTGCCGCCGCTACCCAGTCAGTCTGTACGCTCGGTGAACAGCCCGGGATTGTCCTCGACCATCATAGACACCACGCAGACGGGTCAGAGGGGAGGGACGCCGGGCCCCACTGGAGCAGGCGCTGCTGGTGGAGGCTCAGGAGGCGGATACACCCAGATCACTCCCGAGCATCCCAGTTCTCTCTCCGCTCCTTCTCAGCAGAACATGGAGACCTCGCCGATGATGGACGTGCCATCCGTGTCGGACCACTCGCAGCAGGTGGTGGACAGCGGCTTTAGTGACCTCGGCAGCATCGAGAGCACCACGGAGAATTACGACAACCCCAGCAGCTATGACTCCACCATGGGTGGGGGCAATGGGAACTGTAACAGTGGTAATGGAGGAATGTCAGCCACAGTGGTTCCTGGAGCTTCcacagcttcctcttcttcatcttcatcctcttcgAGCTCAGCGAcgccgtcctcctcgtcctcccagTCCAACAGCTGCTCCTTTGTCCCGACACCTAGCCTCGCGTCCACAACAGGAACTGGTGGGTCACAGCTGGCCATGGGAAGCTGCAGTCTCATCCAGCAAACGGGACCAGGAGCCACAAGCGTAGGCAGTTCTGTTCCCCAGCCCCCGCCGCCCCCACCGCCGTCCAACACCCCCAGCTGTGGAATCAAATCTCCTCAGAGCTGCGGCGTGATTGAGAGGCCGCCAAGTacgaaccagcagcagcaacagtcccAAAAAAAGGTTCCCCAGCCCCAGCAGCAACAGGCCCCGAATCCTCAACCTCCACAGtcagccccccctccaccccagcaACAGCAGGCCCTGTCCCAGTGCAGCATGGGAAATGGTTTCGCCTCCACACCAATGATCATGGAGATCCCAGAGAgtggaggcgggggagggggccGTGCCTTGTACGAGCGCATGGGTCAGGACTTTAGTACCGGGGGCTACCCCCAGCCCTCGGCGACATTCAGCCTGGCCAAACTCCAGCAACTCACCAATACCATCATGGACCCCCACGCCATGCCCTACTCTCACTCCGCCTCCGTCACCTCTTACGCCACCAGCGTCTCTCTCTCCAATCCCGGACTGGCGCCGTCGCCCCACGCCCCTCTTCCTCAGGGGCAGCCCACCATGACCCCACCCCCTAACCTGAGCTCTGGCACCATGAACCTGGGCTCCCTGCAGCTGCCGTGCAACATGCCGACTACAAACATCAGCCTGGGACCCCCCCACACGCAGCGGCTACAGGGTCAGATGGCCACGGTCAAAGGCCACATTTCCATCCGCTCCAAAGCCACCCAGCAGCTGGCCCCCGCCCCTCACCAACAGCAGCTCTACGGCCGCAGCTCGGGCGCTGTGGCCATGCAGGGCAGGCCGCGCACCTTGGCGGTGCAGCGCGGCATGATGCCCAACCTCATGCCTACGCCGGCGCCGTACAATTCCATGAACATGACGCCGCTGAACGCCATGTCGGCGGGCTACCGAATGCCGCAGCCGATGATGAACAGTGGTTACCACGGCAACCCCGCTTACATGAATCAGCCTGCCCAGTACCCTATGCAGATGCAAATGGGCATGATGGGAGGCCAGGGTTACCCTCAGCAGCCTATGCAGCCCAACCATCACAGCAACATGATGTACACTGGCCCCTCCCATCACAGCTACGCCGGTGTGCCCAAACAGTCGCCGTACATGAGCAGATGA